The Infirmifilum lucidum DNA segment CGTGGACATCGACAAGTGTATAGGATGCAGGGCCTGCGAGATAGCGTGCCAGGCCTGGAACGGCAGGAAAGCCGTCGAGACTACGTTCAGCGGAGTATTCGCAAACCCGCCAGACTTAACGGCAGACACGTGGAAGGTCGTATTCTATTACGAGTCTGAGGCCCAGGTAACGCTGAGTATACCCGAGGGCTCTTTCAGCTTCCAGCAGGTTCAGTGGACACCGCTACCATTCCAGTGCATGCACTGCTACGACTCTCCGTGCGCGAGGGCCTGTCCTGTCGGGGCGATAAAAGTCACGCCCGAGGGGGCTGTTGTAATCAGGGCAGAGGAGTGTGTAGGGTGCGGGTACTGCCAGACAGCCTGCCCGTACAGCGTCCCCAGGAGGGGCTCCGACGGGAAGTTCTACAAGTGCACGTTCTGCGTGGACAGGATACAGAACGGCTTGAGGCCAGCCTGCGTGGAGGCGTGCCCGACGGGAGTATTCACCTTCACTACTATCCAGAAGGCTGTCGAGATGGCAAGAGAGGCCCAATCCCAGGGCAAAGTTGTCTACGGGCTCGACTTGAACAGCTACATCGGGGGCGGCACGAGGTGGATCTACGTAGCCTCCGAGAAGAAAGCCTCTGCGGCCTTCAAGGAGAAACTCCCCGAGAACCCTGTAGTCGCTATCCGGCAGACGCAGGAGCTCCTAAAGAACATAGCTATCCCCGGCTTCTCGGCTGGCGCTGTAGCGCTAGCAATCATAGGGGGGTTCGCATTCTGGCGCGCTAAACGGGTAGAACAAGTTGCCAGAGAGGGGGGTGAAGAGTAAGGGGGGTGGTGTCTCGTGTCCGAGGAGAAACGCGTTGAAATAATAAGCTTGAGCTACAGGCTAGTGCACGCGCATAACCTACACCTCTGGAGCTTCCTCGCAGTTAGCGGTGCCGTAATGCTCGCGATCCAGTACTTCAGCTGGCTCGCCTATGCAGTCGGCTACCCCGCTGCTGTCCTGCTACGCCTAGACCCCGCCGTTGACGCCGTCACTCTAGGCGTCCAGATCCTAAGGATACTGCACAGGATACTCGGGGTTCTCTGGGGTATAATGATAATAGTCTACGGTATCTATCTCGTAGGGTTCAGGAAGCTGGAAGTACTCAGGCCACTCAGGAAACCCCTCAAGGAGCAAGTAGCTGAGGTAAAGGCGCTAGCAGGCAGGTACATCCTCGGCAAGCCCCTGCCGAAAGAAGTCGAGGAGAAACTCGACAGGCATAACGTTTTCGTGGCGTACCTCGCCCTACTACTCGCCGTGGCCTTCGCGCTCCTAGCCTTCAGCGGGGCCTCTATGGTGTTCCTCCCGCTGACTATCGAGCAGTACAGGCTCATGTTGCTACTCCACGACATAGGATTCTACCTTTCGCTGCTATTCGTCTACCTCCACCTCTTCGCATCGCTACACCCAGCCAACGCGCCGATACTGCGGGCCATGTTCAGGGACGGGACAGTGACTCTAGAAGAAGCTAAACAGCACATGCCCCAGTGGCTCAAGAGGAAAATTAAATGATTTTTTATAAATAGTCTTTTTCTTTTTTAACACCTGAAAACTTCTCTAGTGTTCTTTTGTGGAGTCTCTGAGTAGGCCAGGGGGCTTCGAAAGCCAGGGAGTTATTTCTCGCGCTCCACAGGAAGGCAGACCTAGGCACGCTGTACTGGCGGAGGTAGTTCCGCCAGTCCTCGTTTGTCTCCTCTGCGCTCCAATACGTCTCGAGGCACGCGGCTTTCGTTGACGCTTTGATTTGATGAGTGCTGGAGGAGAATGAGGCCAAGTTGCCTCGTTACATAGAATAAGCGATACTTCAACGGGGAGACTTAATTGAACTTTTTACATGGTTTGCCTAGATAAACTTAAATATAAGACTTGTCTCATGTCAAGATAATGATTGGCAAGAGACAAGTAATAGAGGTACCGGAAGACCTTTACAAAGAGCTAGCCCGTATAGCCGAGGCTACAGGCAGAACTCCAGGCGAGATAGTCGTAGACCTGATCGGTATCTTCGTAAAGACACACACGCCAGCAGTCTTTGCAGAAGACTATCCCTACTCTGACTTCGGAGAATAAAAAATATCTTTTTCCATACCTTGTTTCATCAGGCAAGCTGGGAATGGTTAGGTTCTCAGAGCTAGCCCCAGAGTATGTGACGCTGGAGGGCCAGGCAGTGGCAGTAGACGAGCTCTACACAGTCTACGTCAACGGCAAGTCGTACGTCAGCATCTCGGCGAGCCCCTCGGGGCTCTACGAACTCGCCCTCGGCCTGCTCGTGGGGGACGGCGTTGCGTCGGGGCCGGGCGACATCCTCGACGTCAAGGTAGATAGGTCTTCGAGGAGGATCGACGTATACCTGGACAGGGACGTCAGCGTCAGCCCGTACCGGGTGGAAGACTGCGGGGCGGCCGCCGCGAGGGGGGTGTACGTCTACTCCGGGGCCACCTTTAGCCTCCGGGAGCTGGTGGGCCTCGTGGGCGAGTTCGACAGGGCCTCCATAGCCACAGCCCGACTGCTCGCCGTCCACTCTTCAGCTATCGTCCAGCCCAGCCGCGGCGAGGGTGTCCTAGCCCACGACCCGAGCAGGCATACGTCAATGGTAAAGGCTATAGGCTCGGCAATAGCCCGGGGTTTCAAGCTGGGAGATTCCGTCGCGATCACTACTGGCAGGGCGTCGAGCGACATCGTCGTCCGCCTGGCGAGAGCCGGGGTGCCCGTCCTAGTCTCCCTCAAGGGCCCGCTAATGAGCGGGATAAGGGCCTCCGAGATGCTAGGCGTCACGCTGGTGCTCGTCGCCAGGCATCGCGAGGGGGGCAGGGGGTTTAGGCCGGTCACGCACCCTTGGAGGATTCTTCCAACCTGACTAATACTCCCTAGGGGCTAAAGCTAGGTTTAAATCCCGGCACCTGTAGTGTTGTACAGAAGCCCGGTGGTGTAGCGGTCAAGCATGGCGGGCTTTGGACCCGCAGATCCCGGGTTCGAATCCCGGCCGGGCTATAATTTGCCAATTTTAACTGAATAGCTGTTTTTTTTGTGAAAGGCTTCTTGGCGGTGTACTATGGTTTTGGCGCCTGCTAGAGGGCTGAAACAGTAACGCGCAGAAGCCGAGGTATAGTATAGGGGGCAAAGGCTTATAGGCTCGGCCCGCGGAATATTCATGAGGTTGATGCAGGTTAAGAAGCTGCTGAAGCGGGAGCCCATTGTCGTCGAGCTTGGGACTCCCCTGAGGCAGGCGGCGCAGGTCATGGTTCGTGAGGGAATTGGCCTTCTGCCGATAGTCTCCCCCGGCGATAGGAGGAGGGTTCTGGGGGTTATCTCCGAGAGGGACTTCGTGAAGGCTTTGGCGACACAACGGGGTATCGAGGACATGAACGTCGAGGACGTGGGGACGATGGAGGTCGTCGTCACGATAAGCGAGGACGCGAGCGTCGCTGAGGCAGCACGCCTGATGCTGGAGAAGGGTATTAGGCACCTAGTGGTCGTCGACAGCCAGGGGAAACTCGTGGGAGTCATCTCCATCAGGGACATCGTGCGTATAGACGAGATGCTCAGGCTAGCATCTGAAGTTTAGTTCTCAAAAAATATTTATTGTTTAGACTCCTTAGAGGAGGACGTGTCGTCGCAGGGCACTGAGCCTAAACTCAGGAGAGAGCTCACGCTCATCGACGCGATCTCCGTGGGCCTGGGGGCGATAATAGGGGCAGGAATATTCGTGGTTATAGGGCTTGCGGCCGGCCTGGCCGGGCCCGCTGTAGTACTCTCAGTCGTGATTGCAGGCATTAGCGCCACATTCACGGCTCTCAGCTTCTGCGAGCTCGGGGCCTCTCTCCCGAAGGCTGGCGGGGTGTACGAGTACGGCCACACACTCCTACACCCACTCGTGGGCTTCGTAATGGGTTGGATATGGGTCAGCGGGAACATAGTCCTGGGGGCGACTGCGAGCCTGAGCTTCGGCTTCTACCTCGCGAGCGCCTTCCCGTGGGTAGACCCTAAGCTCGGCGCTGTTGCACTGATAGCCACGGTCACTGTCGTTAATATCCTGGGCGCTAAGCTCTCGGCAGGCGTCAATAACGTTATTGTCGCAGGCAAGGTGCTCGCCCTAGTAGTCTTTGTGCTTGTAGGCCTTTCCAGCGTAAACCCCGTCCACTTCCAGAACTTCATGCCGGGGGGCTTCGGCTCAGTCGTTACTGCTGCCGCCCTCTTTTACTTTGCTTACATAGGCTTCCCGCGTATAAGCACTATGGCCGAGGAGATAGTTGAGCCGGAGAAGAACATTCCGCGCGGCATCCTAGCGGCCCTCTTCATATCGATGGCTATATACGTCGCAGTAGCTGTTGTGGCTGTCGGCCTCGTAGGCTACGAGGCGCTGGCGTCTTCAACAGCCCCCATAGCGACTGCCGCAGAACAGCTAGGCGTGAAGGCTGTAGTCGAGGCGGGGGCTCTTTTGGCGACTTTCAGCGTAGTCCTCACGTCTGTAATGGGGCAGTCAAGGGTGTTCTTCGCAATGGCCAGGAACAGGGAGATACCGTCCAGTCTAGCAAGAGTTTCCGAGAAGTTTGGGACGCCGGTGAACTCGATACTACTCTCAGGCGCTATAATGCTGGTTCTAGCCCTCACGGTCGACATCTCGGGGCTAGCCTCCCTCACTAGCTTCAGCGTCCTCTTCACACACATGCTGACAAACATCGCGGCTATCAAGCTCCACGGTATAGGTAGCCCGAAGAAGAGCTACGCTATCAAGAGAGTACCGCTCCACGCATACATCGGCGCAGTCCTGAGCCTCGCACTCGCCCTCAGCCTAGGCGCCGCGACAATACTGGCCGGCCTACTGAACCTGGCACTGTCTATAACATGGTTCTACTTCTACAAGGCTTTCTCGAAAAACCAGGGCTAAAAATGGGGTAACGCTACTCCCTACAACCTTGAGTATCTTCTCGATGTCTTCTAGGAAGCCCTGCCTCGACCATGCGTGTGGGTAAACAGTTAGCAATTAAATCAGGTGCCTATTCAGCCACTCGACGATGTCGCCGGCTACTCGCGTCCACTCGGGCTCGTTGAGTATCTCGTGCCTCATCCCCTTGTAGACCACGAGGGTTTTATCCGGCACCCTGAGTCTCTCGTATAGGTTTCTAGAGGCACTCGCCGGGACTAGGCAGTCCCCCTCGCCGTGGAGTATTAGAGCTGGACAGCGTATAGCGTCGACTTTCCTCCAAGCCTCCTGCACAGCTCTGCCGAATTCCACTAGTAGCTTTACGGTGGGGTCTTTGAACACCAGGGGATCCTCGATGTACCTCCTCACCACACTCTCGTCGCTGGTTAAGCATTCTGTAGCAATCGGGAGTCTAATCCTCTTCTTTGGCGAAACAGAGCCCAGGATGCTGAGGAGCAGTCCCTGCGCAAGTGTTGTTCTGACCTCTAGTGCTGCTCCACTAGTGATTAGGCCTTCCAGGTCATCTCCCAGAATAGCCGCAACGTTCACAGCTATCAACCCTCCCATGCTGTGTCCGAAGAGAAATACTCGAGAAGCCCCAGACCTTTTCTTCACGTACTCTATGAAGGAGACTGTGTCGTGGATAAAATCGTTGAAAGAGTCTACGTAGCCTCTCTCACTCCTAGAAAGACCATGGCCGCGTAGGTCGTACATGTACAGGTCAAAGCCCCTCTCGGCTAGGAACTCTCCAAAGTGGTTGTAGCGGCCGCTGTGCTCTGCAAAGCCGTGGATTCCGGCGACGACGGCCCTGGGTGTTCCGCTGTAGTGCCAGGAGCGGACAACTGTCTCATTGTCGCTTGCCAGCCTCAGAACCTCCTCTTTCATACAACTACACGACACAGACCAGGGAAAAAATGTTATCTTGCGAAGAAGCCCCACTCCAGGAGAGCTGAGTGGATCATCTCAGCGCTTATCGAAGCAATAATTACGGACATAAACCTGCCGATGCTCCGCACAACGTTTCTCCCTGCAACCTCCAGTAGAAGCTTCCCGAACCTCAGAGTCAAGTAAACCATTGTGGAGGCCAAGACTGACGCGATAAGCGTCGGAAGCACCCCGTGCGCCGCAGCCACGACAATTAGTGTAGTTATAGTCCCGGGATCGACCAGGAGCGGCGTAGCTATCGGGACTATTAGAGCCTCCTCCGTGCTTTCAAGGGCTTTAGTCCTACTGAGCCCAGACAGCATGTCGATAGCTATGACCATTAGCAGCGCGCGAGGCGCAGGGACGCTATACTCACGTTAAAAACTTGAGCATCGTGCCACCTAGGATGGAGAAGATAGCCATTAGGACAACGACGTACAGGCTCGCCCTCCTGACGGCGACAGCCTTCTCGGCTCTACTCCTATCACCTATGAGGCTCATAAAAGTCGGTATAACACTCACGGGGTTAAGTACTGCGTAGAGTTGGAAAGCCATGAGAAGAGAGTCTACGAGTAGAGTGTAAGGGCTAGTCATAGATCTATAATTGCTAGAGAGTGTAAAAATTTTTAGCCTTTAAGGTATTTTGGTGTACAAGTGGAGGACAGTCGTCGCCGCGTAAACGACCCGTCTAGCTACCTCTGGACTGTGCTGTCAGTGACAACTCTTGGGGCATTCATGGCAGGCCTAGACACTAGAGTAGTTGTTGTAGGCCTTGACAGGGTTGCAAGTGCCCTACACGCGGACATAGAGCAGGCACTCTGGTTTACGCAGGCGTACATGCTCGGGGGCACCCTAATGCTCCTGTTGGTTGGCAGGCTCGCAGACTTATTTGGCCGCGTAAAGCTGTACCTAGCTGGTTTCGCCGTATTCACCCTCGGGTCGCTTCTATCAGGGCTGTCGCCCAGCCCGGCGGCGCTAATAGCGTCACGCTTCATCCAGGGGCTGGGAGGGGGCATACTGACTACTGTGAGCGCGGCAATTGTGACGGACGCAGCCGTTTACGGTCCGCTAGCTTTTGCACTCAGTATAAACTCCCTCGCCTTCAGGCTGGGCTCAATTCTAGGCTTGACCCTTGGAGGGGTTATAATCGGCCTCCTTGACTGGCGCTACATATTCTGGATAAATGTACCCGTGGGGGCTCTCGCCATACTGTGGGGCACTAGGGCTCTTCGAGAAACCTACAGGCCCGTGGAGCAGAAGAAGGTAGACTGGCTGGGGTTCCTGCTCTTCACGGCCTTCATTTTCACAGCACTAGTAGCGCTGACCCTCGAGGGCTATGGGCTGTCGTACAGGAGGCTGGTTGGCATAATGGCCCTAGTGTCTGTAGCATTACTGGCCGCCTTCACGGTGTGGGAGCTAAGGTTCCACAGCCCCCTGCTAGACCTAAGGCTGTTCAAGAACTGGGGCTTCACGGGGGGCGTAGTTGCACAGTTCCTGAACGCGATAGCTTTCGGCTCAGTCATGCTCCTCCTGACGCTATACTTCCAGCTGTGCAAGGGAGCGCCGCCTGCAGAGGCGGGCTTCACGTTGCTGCCATTTGAGCTCGCGTTCCTGGGCTTCAGCCTCATAAGCGGGAGACTCGCAGACAAGTACGGCTACGTAGGGTTTGCAATTGCTGGTCTCTTCGTGGGCAGCCTGGCCCTCTTTATACTGTCGGGGATAACTCTAGAAACACCCTACTGGAGCGTAGCCCTAGGCGCCGCCGTGCTAGGCGCTGGGAACGGGCTGTTCATGTCGCCGAACACGAGCGCGATAATGTCCTCGGTGCCAGAACACAGGAGAGGAGTGGC contains these protein-coding regions:
- a CDS encoding 4Fe-4S dicluster domain-containing protein, coding for MVRLVLPSKNEGYGVVVDIDKCIGCRACEIACQAWNGRKAVETTFSGVFANPPDLTADTWKVVFYYESEAQVTLSIPEGSFSFQQVQWTPLPFQCMHCYDSPCARACPVGAIKVTPEGAVVIRAEECVGCGYCQTACPYSVPRRGSDGKFYKCTFCVDRIQNGLRPACVEACPTGVFTFTTIQKAVEMAREAQSQGKVVYGLDLNSYIGGGTRWIYVASEKKASAAFKEKLPENPVVAIRQTQELLKNIAIPGFSAGAVALAIIGGFAFWRAKRVEQVAREGGEE
- a CDS encoding cytochrome b/b6 domain-containing protein — its product is MSEEKRVEIISLSYRLVHAHNLHLWSFLAVSGAVMLAIQYFSWLAYAVGYPAAVLLRLDPAVDAVTLGVQILRILHRILGVLWGIMIIVYGIYLVGFRKLEVLRPLRKPLKEQVAEVKALAGRYILGKPLPKEVEEKLDRHNVFVAYLALLLAVAFALLAFSGASMVFLPLTIEQYRLMLLLHDIGFYLSLLFVYLHLFASLHPANAPILRAMFRDGTVTLEEAKQHMPQWLKRKIK
- a CDS encoding formate dehydrogenase accessory sulfurtransferase FdhD, which gives rise to MVRFSELAPEYVTLEGQAVAVDELYTVYVNGKSYVSISASPSGLYELALGLLVGDGVASGPGDILDVKVDRSSRRIDVYLDRDVSVSPYRVEDCGAAAARGVYVYSGATFSLRELVGLVGEFDRASIATARLLAVHSSAIVQPSRGEGVLAHDPSRHTSMVKAIGSAIARGFKLGDSVAITTGRASSDIVVRLARAGVPVLVSLKGPLMSGIRASEMLGVTLVLVARHREGGRGFRPVTHPWRILPT
- a CDS encoding CBS domain-containing protein — its product is MQVKKLLKREPIVVELGTPLRQAAQVMVREGIGLLPIVSPGDRRRVLGVISERDFVKALATQRGIEDMNVEDVGTMEVVVTISEDASVAEAARLMLEKGIRHLVVVDSQGKLVGVISIRDIVRIDEMLRLASEV
- a CDS encoding APC family permease, whose amino-acid sequence is MSSQGTEPKLRRELTLIDAISVGLGAIIGAGIFVVIGLAAGLAGPAVVLSVVIAGISATFTALSFCELGASLPKAGGVYEYGHTLLHPLVGFVMGWIWVSGNIVLGATASLSFGFYLASAFPWVDPKLGAVALIATVTVVNILGAKLSAGVNNVIVAGKVLALVVFVLVGLSSVNPVHFQNFMPGGFGSVVTAAALFYFAYIGFPRISTMAEEIVEPEKNIPRGILAALFISMAIYVAVAVVAVGLVGYEALASSTAPIATAAEQLGVKAVVEAGALLATFSVVLTSVMGQSRVFFAMARNREIPSSLARVSEKFGTPVNSILLSGAIMLVLALTVDISGLASLTSFSVLFTHMLTNIAAIKLHGIGSPKKSYAIKRVPLHAYIGAVLSLALALSLGAATILAGLLNLALSITWFYFYKAFSKNQG
- a CDS encoding alpha/beta hydrolase codes for the protein MKEEVLRLASDNETVVRSWHYSGTPRAVVAGIHGFAEHSGRYNHFGEFLAERGFDLYMYDLRGHGLSRSERGYVDSFNDFIHDTVSFIEYVKKRSGASRVFLFGHSMGGLIAVNVAAILGDDLEGLITSGAALEVRTTLAQGLLLSILGSVSPKKRIRLPIATECLTSDESVVRRYIEDPLVFKDPTVKLLVEFGRAVQEAWRKVDAIRCPALILHGEGDCLVPASASRNLYERLRVPDKTLVVYKGMRHEILNEPEWTRVAGDIVEWLNRHLI
- a CDS encoding MarC family protein, translated to MVIAIDMLSGLSRTKALESTEEALIVPIATPLLVDPGTITTLIVVAAAHGVLPTLIASVLASTMVYLTLRFGKLLLEVAGRNVVRSIGRFMSVIIASISAEMIHSALLEWGFFAR
- a CDS encoding MarC family protein — protein: MTSPYTLLVDSLLMAFQLYAVLNPVSVIPTFMSLIGDRSRAEKAVAVRRASLYVVVLMAIFSILGGTMLKFLT
- a CDS encoding MFS transporter yields the protein MEDSRRRVNDPSSYLWTVLSVTTLGAFMAGLDTRVVVVGLDRVASALHADIEQALWFTQAYMLGGTLMLLLVGRLADLFGRVKLYLAGFAVFTLGSLLSGLSPSPAALIASRFIQGLGGGILTTVSAAIVTDAAVYGPLAFALSINSLAFRLGSILGLTLGGVIIGLLDWRYIFWINVPVGALAILWGTRALRETYRPVEQKKVDWLGFLLFTAFIFTALVALTLEGYGLSYRRLVGIMALVSVALLAAFTVWELRFHSPLLDLRLFKNWGFTGGVVAQFLNAIAFGSVMLLLTLYFQLCKGAPPAEAGFTLLPFELAFLGFSLISGRLADKYGYVGFAIAGLFVGSLALFILSGITLETPYWSVALGAAVLGAGNGLFMSPNTSAIMSSVPEHRRGVASALRNVLFNLGLTISLNISVLLLSKRLSYELITRLLLNAELDATQIAAGRRSLALAIGEAFKVLATINLTAALFSVSRVEARLPERRPSFSTRESP